One stretch of Candidatus Saccharibacteria bacterium oral taxon 488 DNA includes these proteins:
- a CDS encoding tRNA-specific 2-thiouridylase, with protein MARVFVGMSGGVDSSVAAALLVEQGNDVTGVYMKNWSEDLPGMHCPWAEDVADAKRVAVGLGIDFQVFDFQKEYKQNVVDYMIREYQAGRTPNPDVMCNQEVKFKLFLEASLAAGAEYIATGHYARTFSPAGTVARSAPENFSGELKTFSGATPPRATRRADSCLSEGRLFRAHDDNKDQTYFLYRVTSEALAKTMFPLGDFTKAEVRQMAKERGLWTASKKESMGICFVGQVGIREFLSEYVETSPGDIIDQPTGAVVGRHDGAIFYTLGQRHGLNVGGGLPYYVVGKDMAKNEVYVSRSIDDDNLWRKGLTLADVHWINQPPKDGTYHIRVRHRAPLIKAEVTRVNNNDGEKITIALSEPQRAVAPGQSAVIYDGEECLGGGIIC; from the coding sequence ATGGCTCGGGTATTCGTCGGTATGTCAGGCGGCGTTGATTCGTCGGTAGCGGCAGCGCTATTGGTCGAGCAAGGTAACGACGTCACTGGCGTCTATATGAAAAATTGGTCAGAGGATTTGCCGGGTATGCACTGTCCATGGGCGGAAGATGTGGCTGATGCCAAGCGCGTGGCAGTGGGGCTGGGAATTGATTTTCAAGTGTTTGATTTTCAGAAAGAGTACAAGCAAAATGTCGTTGACTATATGATCCGCGAATACCAAGCGGGTCGCACGCCAAACCCTGATGTAATGTGTAATCAAGAGGTGAAGTTTAAGTTATTTTTGGAAGCGTCGTTGGCAGCGGGTGCGGAGTATATTGCGACGGGGCATTATGCACGCACTTTTTCTCCCGCGGGTACTGTCGCTCGGTCCGCCCCTGAAAATTTTTCGGGTGAGCTGAAAACATTTTCGGGCGCTACCCCGCCTCGCGCCACCCGCAGAGCAGATTCTTGTTTGAGCGAGGGTCGACTATTCCGGGCTCACGATGACAATAAAGACCAAACCTATTTTCTGTACCGCGTGACGTCCGAGGCGCTAGCAAAAACCATGTTTCCGCTGGGTGATTTTACCAAGGCTGAGGTGCGCCAGATGGCCAAAGAGCGGGGCTTGTGGACGGCCAGCAAAAAGGAGTCGATGGGGATTTGCTTTGTTGGGCAAGTGGGAATTCGTGAGTTTTTGTCAGAATATGTCGAGACGAGCCCTGGCGATATCATCGACCAGCCAACGGGCGCGGTTGTCGGCCGGCATGATGGCGCAATTTTCTATACCCTGGGGCAGCGGCATGGCCTGAATGTTGGTGGCGGCTTGCCGTACTATGTCGTCGGCAAAGATATGGCCAAGAATGAAGTTTACGTGTCCCGCTCAATTGATGATGATAATTTGTGGCGGAAAGGATTGACACTGGCTGACGTTCACTGGATTAACCAGCCGCCAAAAGACGGCACCTACCACATCCGAGTGCGACACCGAGCGCCATTGATCAAGGCGGAAGTTACACGTGTGAATAATAATGATGGCGAGAAAATAACGATTGCCCTGTCTGAACCGCAGCGCGCCGTCGCCCCAGGTCAGTCAGCCGTAATATATGACGGCGAGGAATGTTTGGGTGGCGGGATTATTTGCTAA
- a CDS encoding YdcF family protein — protein MIHRLIGLVLIAIAVIVGLSYYLSPDDLKDCPRPGSGQCQKAGAIIVISGGDTEARTAEAVKLYQAGWAPTIILSGAAADKSGPSNAAAMRKQAEAAGVSAAALVMDERSETTKQNAQEVANIIAQRGIKRVILVTSGYHMRRALAEFSAQLPNVELRAHPAAQDKHWSAWWWLTPWGWWLAVGELLRIGLFALGVSR, from the coding sequence GTGATTCATCGGTTAATCGGCTTGGTATTAATTGCGATCGCAGTCATTGTCGGCCTGAGCTATTATTTGTCGCCGGATGACTTGAAAGATTGTCCACGCCCGGGCTCGGGGCAATGTCAAAAAGCGGGCGCCATCATTGTCATCAGCGGCGGTGACACGGAAGCGCGCACGGCTGAGGCAGTCAAATTATATCAAGCTGGCTGGGCGCCGACTATTATCTTGTCCGGTGCTGCAGCCGATAAATCCGGCCCGTCTAACGCCGCCGCCATGAGAAAACAAGCCGAAGCGGCGGGTGTGTCAGCTGCGGCCTTGGTGATGGATGAACGTTCAGAAACCACCAAGCAGAATGCCCAAGAAGTGGCAAACATCATAGCGCAGCGTGGCATCAAGCGTGTCATTCTGGTCACCAGCGGCTATCACATGCGGCGGGCACTGGCCGAGTTTTCAGCACAACTGCCGAACGTTGAACTGCGGGCGCATCCGGCGGCGCAGGATAAGCATTGGAGTGCATGGTGGTGGCTGACACCGTGGGGCTGGTGGCTGGCGGTCGGCGAATTGCTGCGGATCGGTTTATTTGCCTTAGGAGTGTCGCGCTGA